One genomic segment of Bacteroides caccae includes these proteins:
- the uxaC gene encoding glucuronate isomerase, whose protein sequence is MKNFMDENFLLQTETAQKLYHEHAAKMPIIDYHCHLIPQMVADDYKFKSLTEIWLGGDHYKWRAMRTNGVDERFCTGKATDWEKFEKWAETVPYTFRNPLYHWTHLELKTAFGINKILNPKTAREIYDECNEKLAQPEYSARGMMRRYHVETVCTTDDPIDSLEYHIKTRESGFEIKMLPTWRPDKAMAVEVPADFRAYVEKLSEVSGVTISSFDDMVVALRKRHDFFEEQGCRLSDHGIEEFYAEDYTDVEIKTIFNKVYGGIELTKEEILKFKSAMLVIFGEMDWEKGWTQQFHYGAIRNNNTKMFKLLGPDTGFDSIGEFTTAKAMAKFLDRLNSNGKLTKTILYNLNPCANEVIATMLGNFQDGSIPGKIQFGSGWWFLDQKDGMEKQMNALSVLGLLSRFVGMLTDSRSFLSYPRHEYFRRTLCNLVGRDVENGEIPASEIERVNQMIEDISYNNAKNFFKF, encoded by the coding sequence ATGAAGAACTTCATGGATGAAAACTTCTTGCTGCAGACAGAAACTGCACAAAAGTTGTATCACGAGCATGCGGCTAAAATGCCGATTATCGACTATCACTGTCACTTAATCCCCCAAATGGTAGCCGACGACTACAAGTTTAAATCACTGACTGAAATATGGCTGGGCGGTGACCATTACAAATGGCGTGCAATGCGTACTAATGGTGTAGACGAACGCTTCTGTACGGGAAAAGCCACAGATTGGGAAAAGTTCGAAAAATGGGCGGAAACAGTGCCTTATACGTTCCGTAATCCACTATACCACTGGACTCATTTGGAGTTGAAAACAGCTTTCGGCATTAATAAGATATTGAATCCAAAAACTGCACGTGAAATTTATGATGAATGTAACGAGAAACTTGCCCAACCTGAGTATTCAGCTCGTGGAATGATGCGTCGTTACCATGTAGAAACCGTATGTACTACTGATGATCCGATTGATTCGCTGGAATATCATATCAAAACGCGTGAAAGCGGATTTGAAATCAAAATGTTACCAACTTGGCGTCCGGACAAAGCAATGGCAGTAGAAGTTCCTGCCGACTTCCGTGCCTATGTAGAAAAATTATCAGAGGTTAGCGGTGTTACTATCTCCAGCTTTGACGACATGGTTGTTGCTTTACGAAAACGTCACGATTTCTTTGAAGAACAAGGATGCCGCTTGTCCGACCATGGTATCGAAGAATTTTATGCAGAAGATTATACTGATGTAGAAATTAAAACTATATTTAATAAGGTATATGGTGGCATTGAGTTGACTAAAGAAGAGATTTTGAAATTCAAGTCAGCAATGCTTGTGATTTTCGGTGAAATGGATTGGGAAAAAGGTTGGACCCAACAGTTCCACTATGGTGCTATCCGCAACAACAATACCAAAATGTTCAAGCTGTTAGGTCCTGACACTGGTTTTGATTCAATTGGCGAATTTACAACGGCAAAAGCTATGGCTAAATTCCTCGACCGTTTGAATAGCAATGGTAAACTAACAAAAACAATCCTTTACAACTTGAATCCATGTGCTAACGAAGTAATTGCTACTATGTTGGGTAACTTCCAGGATGGTTCCATTCCCGGCAAAATCCAATTCGGTTCCGGCTGGTGGTTCTTGGATCAAAAAGACGGTATGGAAAAACAAATGAATGCATTGTCTGTACTTGGTCTTTTGAGCCGCTTCGTAGGTATGCTGACTGATTCTCGTTCATTCCTTTCCTATCCGCGTCATGAATATTTCCGCCGCACATTATGTAACTTGGTGGGACGTGATGTGGAAAATGGTGAAATCCCGGCTTCTGAAATAGAGCGTGTAAATCAAATGATTGAAGATATCAGCTATAATAATGCAAAGAACTTCTTTAAGTTCTAA
- a CDS encoding BT0820 family HAD-type phosphatase, translating to MVIAVDFDGTIVEHRYPRIGEEIPFAIDTLKLLQQEKHRLILWSVREGALLDEAVEWCKARGLEFYAINKDYPEEQKDHQGFSRKLKADLFIDDRNLGGLPDWGVIYEMVKEKKTFADIYSQNEEDTAPLKKKKRWFSF from the coding sequence ATGGTTATAGCTGTTGATTTTGACGGGACGATTGTAGAACATCGTTATCCACGTATTGGCGAGGAGATTCCATTCGCTATTGATACACTAAAGTTGTTGCAACAAGAAAAACACCGTTTGATATTGTGGAGTGTACGGGAAGGAGCGCTTTTGGACGAAGCAGTTGAATGGTGTAAAGCCAGAGGGTTGGAATTTTACGCAATTAATAAGGATTATCCTGAAGAACAAAAAGATCATCAGGGTTTTTCCCGGAAATTGAAAGCTGATTTGTTTATCGATGACCGGAATCTTGGCGGCTTACCGGATTGGGGAGTTATCTACGAAATGGTTAAGGAAAAAAAAACATTTGCCGATATATATAGCCAAAACGAAGAAGATACAGCACCACTGAAGAAAAAGAAAAGATGGTTTTCTTTTTAA
- a CDS encoding HU domain-containing protein: MIELAQHIEALLLENDCVIVPGFGGFVAHYAPATHVKEENLFLPPTRTIGFNPQLKLNDGVLVQSYMSAYDTSFADATRIVEKEVSAFIEILHEEGKAHLENVGEIHYNIYGNYEFIPYDCKITTPSLYGLDSFEIHELATLQQKEKVLIPANLTREKKTYEISINRVYLRNAVAMIAAVILFFAFSNRVENTDIQKNNYAQLLPGELFEQIEKQSVVVTPVSVKSRGTQQQVQKTSVPKITVDKAKTSRPIAVKEVKVNKQETVPAPVAAKSQANFNHPFHIIVAGGISMKDAEAMANQLKEKGFAEAKALNTAGKVRVSIRSFDNREEATKQLLELRKNETYKNAWLLAK; the protein is encoded by the coding sequence ATGATTGAATTGGCACAACATATAGAGGCTTTACTATTGGAGAACGACTGCGTCATCGTTCCGGGATTTGGTGGATTTGTTGCACACTATGCTCCCGCAACTCATGTAAAAGAAGAAAATCTTTTTTTACCCCCTACCCGTACGATTGGTTTTAATCCTCAATTAAAATTGAATGATGGAGTATTGGTACAATCTTATATGTCAGCATACGATACCAGTTTTGCTGATGCAACTCGCATCGTAGAAAAAGAAGTAAGTGCATTTATCGAGATTCTCCACGAAGAAGGGAAAGCCCATTTGGAAAATGTTGGTGAGATTCATTATAATATTTATGGAAATTATGAGTTTATACCTTATGATTGTAAGATAACGACTCCTTCATTATATGGTTTGGATTCTTTTGAGATACACGAACTTGCTACTTTGCAACAAAAAGAGAAGGTCTTGATACCAGCCAATCTGACTAGAGAGAAGAAAACTTATGAGATAAGTATCAATCGTGTATATCTCCGTAATGCAGTAGCTATGATTGCTGCTGTCATACTGTTTTTTGCTTTCTCAAACCGGGTAGAAAATACAGATATTCAGAAAAACAACTATGCGCAATTATTGCCTGGTGAACTTTTTGAGCAAATAGAGAAACAATCGGTTGTAGTAACTCCTGTTTCTGTAAAGAGTAGGGGTACACAACAACAGGTGCAAAAGACATCTGTTCCCAAAATTACAGTAGATAAAGCTAAAACCTCAAGGCCTATTGCGGTTAAAGAAGTAAAAGTCAACAAGCAAGAAACAGTTCCTGCTCCTGTCGCTGCTAAATCACAAGCAAATTTCAATCATCCTTTCCATATTATTGTAGCAGGCGGAATCAGCATGAAAGATGCAGAAGCTATGGCAAATCAATTAAAGGAAAAAGGATTTGCAGAAGCCAAAGCCCTCAATACGGCAGGCAAGGTACGTGTCAGCATACGCTCATTTGATAATCGCGAAGAAGCAACCAAGCAATTGCTAGAGTTGAGAAAAAACGAAACTTATAAGAATGCCTGGTTACTGGCAAAATAA
- a CDS encoding UDP-glucose dehydrogenase family protein — protein sequence MKIAIVGTGYVGLVSGTCFAEIGVDVTCVDTNSEKIESLQKGIIPIYENGLEEMVLRNMKAKRLKFTTSLESCLDDVEVIFSAVGTPPDEDGSADLKYVLEVARTIGRNMKQYKLVVTKSTVPVGTAPKVRAVIQEELDKRGVKIDFDVASNPEFLKEGNAISDFMSPDRVVVGVESARAEKLMSKLYKPFLLNNFRVIFMDIPSAEMTKYAANSMLATRISFMNDIANLCELVGADVNMVRSGIGSDTRIGRKFLYPGIGYGGSCFPKDVKALIKTAELNGYPMQVLRAVEEVNELQKSVLFDKLVKQFNDNLKDKTIALWGLAFKPETDDMREAPALVLIDKLLKAGCQIRAYDPAAMQECKRRIGDSVYYACDMYDAVLDADALMLVTEWKEFRLPSWAVIRKTMAQQIVLDGRNIYDKKEMEELGFVYSCIGK from the coding sequence ATGAAAATTGCAATTGTGGGAACAGGATATGTCGGCTTAGTGTCGGGTACATGTTTCGCTGAAATCGGTGTAGACGTAACATGCGTTGATACAAATAGTGAGAAAATAGAATCTTTGCAGAAGGGGATTATTCCAATTTATGAAAACGGATTGGAAGAAATGGTACTTCGTAACATGAAAGCAAAAAGGTTGAAGTTTACTACATCACTCGAAAGTTGTCTGGATGATGTGGAAGTTATATTCAGTGCTGTTGGTACACCTCCGGACGAGGACGGAAGTGCTGACCTGAAATACGTACTGGAAGTTGCCCGTACCATTGGCCGCAATATGAAACAATATAAATTGGTAGTAACAAAGAGTACTGTTCCAGTAGGAACTGCCCCAAAAGTCCGCGCTGTTATCCAGGAAGAATTGGATAAGAGAGGAGTTAAAATAGATTTCGATGTTGCTTCTAATCCGGAGTTCCTAAAAGAAGGAAATGCAATCAGTGACTTCATGAGTCCGGACCGTGTAGTGGTCGGAGTGGAGTCAGCCCGTGCAGAGAAGTTGATGTCTAAATTGTATAAGCCATTTTTATTAAATAATTTCCGTGTGATTTTCATGGATATTCCTTCTGCGGAAATGACTAAATATGCAGCGAATTCAATGCTTGCAACCCGTATCAGTTTTATGAATGACATCGCAAACCTGTGTGAGCTGGTTGGCGCAGACGTAAATATGGTACGTAGCGGAATTGGTTCCGATACTCGTATTGGGCGTAAGTTCTTATATCCGGGCATCGGATATGGTGGTTCATGTTTTCCTAAAGATGTAAAAGCTTTGATTAAAACGGCGGAACTAAACGGATATCCGATGCAGGTACTTCGTGCCGTGGAAGAAGTAAATGAACTTCAGAAAAGTGTGCTGTTTGATAAATTAGTAAAACAATTTAATGACAACTTAAAGGATAAGACCATTGCTTTATGGGGATTGGCTTTTAAACCGGAAACGGATGATATGCGCGAAGCCCCGGCATTGGTATTGATTGATAAGCTGCTGAAAGCCGGTTGTCAGATACGTGCATACGACCCTGCTGCCATGCAAGAATGTAAACGTCGGATTGGAGATTCAGTTTATTATGCTTGCGATATGTATGATGCAGTACTTGACGCTGATGCTTTGATGTTGGTGACTGAATGGAAAGAGTTCCGTTTGCCTTCATGGGCGGTTATCAGAAAAACAATGGCACAACAGATTGTGTTGGACGGTCGTAATATATATGATAAAAAAGAAATGGAAGAACTTGGATTCGTTTACTCATGTATTGGTAAATAA
- a CDS encoding FHA domain-containing protein, translating into MKRVLCPKCENYLYFDETKYSEGQSLVFECEHCGKQFSIRLGKSKVKALRKEENLEEEAEVHKEEFGYITVIENVFGFKQILPLQEGDNVIGRRCVGTVINTPIESGDMSMDRRHCIINIKRNKQGKLIYTLRDAPSLTGTFLMNEILGDKDRIRIEDGAIVTIGATTFILHTAEE; encoded by the coding sequence ATGAAACGAGTTCTTTGTCCTAAATGTGAGAATTACCTTTATTTTGATGAAACTAAGTATAGCGAAGGCCAATCGCTCGTATTTGAGTGTGAGCATTGCGGCAAGCAATTTAGTATCCGGTTGGGGAAAAGTAAAGTAAAAGCTCTTAGAAAAGAAGAAAATCTGGAAGAAGAAGCCGAAGTACACAAAGAAGAATTCGGATATATCACAGTGATCGAAAATGTATTCGGCTTTAAGCAAATATTACCATTGCAGGAAGGTGATAATGTGATAGGGCGTCGTTGTGTAGGAACTGTCATTAATACCCCTATCGAAAGCGGAGATATGAGCATGGATCGCCGTCACTGTATTATCAACATAAAGCGTAACAAGCAAGGAAAGCTCATTTATACACTGCGGGACGCTCCGAGCCTTACTGGAACATTTCTCATGAATGAAATTTTGGGAGACAAAGACCGGATACGGATTGAAGATGGTGCTATTGTGACAATTGGTGCTACTACATTCATTCTCCACACAGCCGAAGAATAA
- a CDS encoding peptide MFS transporter, translated as MNNSPQRAAKGFTRAFWVSNTVELFERMAYYAVFIVLTIYLSTILGFNDFEASMISGLFSGGLYLLPIFSGAYADKIGFRKSMIIAFSLLSIGYLGLGVLPTLLETAGLVNYGATTQFNGLPDSYTRWIIVPVLFILMVGGSFIKSIISASVAKETTEATRARGYSIFYMMVNIGAFTGKTIIDPLRNVIGEQAYIYINYFSGAMTIIALLAVILLYKSTHTAGEGKSLREISRGFMKIITNWRLLILILIVTGFWMVQQQLYATMPKYVIRMAGETAKPGWIANVNPFVVVCFVSFITRLMAKRSAITSMNVGMFLIPFSALLMACGNLLGNDIISGMSNITLMMVAGIIVQALAECFISPRYLEYFSLQAPKGEEGMYLGFSHLHSFLSSIFGFGLAGILLTKYCPDPTLFETHAAWEAASANAHYIWYYFAAIGLIAAIALLLFAKITESIDKKKKSSR; from the coding sequence ATGAACAATTCCCCTCAGCGTGCTGCCAAAGGCTTTACCAGAGCATTTTGGGTCAGTAACACAGTCGAACTGTTTGAACGGATGGCATATTATGCCGTTTTCATCGTTCTCACTATTTATCTATCCACAATTTTAGGTTTTAATGATTTTGAAGCAAGTATGATCTCTGGACTTTTTTCCGGAGGATTGTATTTGCTTCCTATTTTTTCTGGTGCTTATGCTGATAAGATCGGTTTCCGGAAATCAATGATTATAGCATTCTCCTTATTGTCTATCGGATATTTAGGATTGGGCGTCTTACCTACGTTACTGGAGACGGCAGGATTAGTCAACTATGGTGCTACTACGCAGTTTAACGGTTTGCCAGATAGCTATACCCGGTGGATTATTGTTCCTGTCTTATTTATACTTATGGTCGGAGGTTCTTTTATAAAGTCTATTATTTCCGCTTCCGTAGCTAAAGAAACGACAGAGGCAACACGCGCTCGCGGTTATTCAATTTTTTATATGATGGTTAATATAGGTGCCTTCACTGGTAAAACAATTATTGATCCTTTACGCAATGTGATCGGTGAGCAAGCTTATATCTATATCAATTATTTCTCCGGTGCTATGACAATTATTGCTTTGCTTGCCGTTATACTTCTTTATAAATCTACACATACAGCAGGTGAAGGAAAAAGTCTCCGTGAAATCAGCCGGGGATTTATGAAAATTATCACCAACTGGCGTTTATTGATTCTCATACTGATTGTCACCGGATTTTGGATGGTACAGCAACAACTTTATGCCACTATGCCTAAATACGTAATCCGTATGGCTGGTGAGACGGCGAAGCCAGGGTGGATTGCTAATGTGAACCCTTTTGTGGTAGTGTGTTTTGTTAGTTTCATAACACGTCTAATGGCGAAACGGAGTGCAATTACTTCAATGAATGTAGGAATGTTCTTAATTCCTTTTTCTGCTTTATTGATGGCTTGCGGTAATTTATTAGGTAACGATATTATCTCTGGCATGAGCAATATTACTTTGATGATGGTTGCCGGAATTATTGTACAGGCACTTGCCGAATGTTTTATTTCACCTCGTTATCTTGAATATTTTTCCTTGCAGGCACCCAAAGGAGAAGAAGGGATGTATTTAGGCTTTAGCCATTTGCATTCTTTTCTTTCCTCAATCTTCGGCTTTGGTCTGGCAGGTATTCTATTGACTAAATATTGTCCGGACCCTACCTTATTTGAGACGCATGCTGCATGGGAAGCAGCCAGTGCAAATGCGCACTATATATGGTATTACTTTGCCGCTATCGGATTGATTGCCGCCATAGCATTGCTATTATTTGCAAAAATCACCGAATCCATCGACAAAAAGAAGAAATCTTCTCGATAA
- a CDS encoding MBL fold metallo-hydrolase has translation MKVKFISLASGSSGNCYYLGTETYGILIDAGIGIRTIKKTLKDFNILMDSIRAVFITHDHADHIKAVGHLGEKLNIPVYTTARIHAGINRSYCMTEKLSSSVRYLEKKEPITLEDFHIESFEVPHDGTDNVGYCIEIDGKVFSFLTDLGEITPTAAHYISKANYLILEANYDEEMLKMGPYPQYLKERITSKTGHMSNSDTAEFLAENITEHLRYIWLCHLSKDNNHPELAYKTVEWKLKNKGVIVGKDVQLLALKRNTPSELYVFE, from the coding sequence ATGAAAGTAAAATTTATAAGCCTGGCAAGTGGCAGTAGTGGGAACTGTTATTATCTGGGTACTGAAACCTATGGAATACTAATAGATGCTGGCATTGGTATCCGTACTATAAAAAAGACACTGAAAGACTTTAATATCCTGATGGATAGTATTCGTGCTGTATTTATAACACATGATCATGCTGACCACATCAAGGCTGTAGGTCATTTAGGAGAAAAACTGAATATCCCTGTTTATACAACGGCGCGTATTCATGCCGGAATCAACCGTAGTTATTGTATGACGGAAAAACTTAGTTCATCAGTTCGTTATTTGGAGAAAAAAGAGCCTATAACTTTAGAAGATTTCCACATAGAATCTTTTGAAGTTCCTCATGACGGAACGGATAATGTAGGTTACTGTATTGAAATTGACGGCAAGGTATTCTCTTTTCTAACCGACCTTGGAGAGATTACTCCTACAGCTGCTCATTATATAAGTAAAGCCAATTATCTGATTCTCGAAGCAAATTATGATGAGGAAATGCTTAAAATGGGACCGTACCCTCAATATCTGAAAGAACGAATTACAAGTAAGACAGGGCACATGAGCAACTCTGATACTGCCGAATTTTTGGCAGAAAATATCACCGAACATCTACGATATATATGGTTATGCCATTTAAGCAAAGATAATAATCATCCGGAGTTAGCCTATAAAACGGTAGAATGGAAATTAAAGAACAAAGGAGTCATTGTAGGTAAAGATGTGCAACTGCTTGCTTTAAAGCGAAATACGCCTTCCGAGCTTTATGTATTCGAATAA
- a CDS encoding tagaturonate reductase: MKALNKGTAPKTQRPERIIQFGEGNFLRAFVDWIIYNMNQKTDFNSSVVVVQPIDKGMVDMLNAQDDLYHVNLQGLDKGETVNSLTMIDVISRALNPYTQNDEFMKLAEQPEMRFVISNTTEAGIAFDPTCKLEDAPAASYPGKLTQLLYHRFKTFNGDKSKGLIIFPCELIFLNGHKLKETIYQYIELWNLGGEFKTWFEEACGVYATLVDRIVPGFPRKDIDTIKEKIQYDDNLVVQAEIFHLWVIEAPQKVAKEFPADKAGLNVLFVPSEAPYHERKVTLLNGPHTVLSPVAYLSGVNIVRDACQHEVIGKYIHKVMFDELMETLNLPKDELEKFATDVLERFNNPFVDHAVTSIMLNSFPKYETRDLPGLKTYLGRKGKLPKGLVLGLAAIITYYKGGVRTDGAEIVPNDAPEIMNLLKELWATGCTKKVTEGVLGAEFIWGEDLNKIPGLAEAVKANLDSILEKGMLETVKDILL; the protein is encoded by the coding sequence ATGAAAGCATTAAACAAAGGAACTGCTCCTAAGACACAACGTCCGGAGCGTATTATCCAATTTGGAGAAGGTAACTTTTTACGCGCATTTGTAGATTGGATTATTTATAACATGAACCAGAAAACAGACTTTAATAGTAGTGTAGTAGTGGTTCAACCGATTGATAAAGGTATGGTCGATATGTTAAACGCACAGGATGATCTTTACCATGTCAATCTTCAAGGATTAGATAAAGGAGAAACTGTTAATAGCCTGACAATGATTGACGTAATCAGCCGTGCATTAAATCCATATACTCAAAATGACGAATTCATGAAGTTGGCAGAGCAACCGGAAATGCGTTTCGTTATTTCGAATACTACGGAAGCTGGAATAGCTTTTGATCCAACTTGCAAACTTGAAGATGCACCTGCTGCTTCTTATCCGGGCAAACTGACCCAGTTACTGTATCACCGTTTTAAAACATTTAATGGTGACAAGTCAAAAGGATTGATTATCTTCCCCTGCGAACTTATTTTTCTGAATGGACATAAACTGAAAGAGACTATTTATCAGTATATTGAATTATGGAACTTGGGTGGTGAATTTAAAACATGGTTTGAAGAAGCCTGTGGCGTATATGCTACATTGGTAGACCGTATCGTTCCCGGATTCCCGCGTAAGGATATCGATACTATTAAAGAAAAAATACAGTATGATGACAACCTCGTTGTACAGGCTGAAATTTTCCATTTGTGGGTAATCGAAGCTCCACAGAAAGTTGCAAAAGAATTCCCGGCGGATAAGGCAGGTTTGAATGTATTATTCGTTCCGTCAGAAGCTCCTTATCACGAACGCAAGGTTACTTTGTTAAACGGCCCTCATACAGTTCTTTCTCCAGTTGCTTATTTATCCGGCGTAAACATCGTTCGCGATGCTTGCCAACATGAAGTAATTGGTAAATATATCCATAAGGTGATGTTTGACGAGTTGATGGAAACATTGAATCTGCCGAAGGATGAATTAGAAAAATTTGCTACTGATGTATTGGAGCGTTTCAATAACCCATTTGTAGATCATGCAGTAACAAGCATTATGCTGAACTCATTCCCGAAATATGAGACTCGTGACCTGCCAGGTCTGAAAACATATCTGGGACGTAAAGGTAAGCTTCCAAAAGGATTGGTACTTGGTTTAGCCGCTATCATTACTTACTATAAAGGTGGTGTACGTACAGATGGCGCTGAAATTGTTCCGAATGATGCTCCCGAAATTATGAATCTACTGAAAGAACTTTGGGCAACAGGCTGTACAAAGAAGGTAACAGAAGGTGTATTAGGTGCCGAATTTATTTGGGGAGAAGACCTGAATAAAATTCCGGGGTTGGCAGAAGCCGTGAAAGCGAATTTAGATTCAATCCTAGAAAAAGGTATGCTTGAAACTGTGAAGGATATTCTTTTATAA
- a CDS encoding LacI family DNA-binding transcriptional regulator, which translates to MEDQNYTIKDIARMAGVSAGTVDRVLHNRGDVSSKSKAKVQKVLDEIHYQPNVFAIGLAAKKKYTFICLIPYYIEHDYWHSVVGGIERARQELRPFNVSVNYLCYHHGDKKSYQEACHTIRDSSVDAVLIAPNFREETIELTSYLQENKIAYAFVDFNMEEANALTYIGQDSYKSGYIAAKILMRNYSLGEGQELVLFLSNNKNNPAEIQMQRRLKGFMSYITEEYDNLTIHEVVLNKSNQENNQQTLDEFFQAHPKAVLGIVFNSRVYQLGEYLRHAEHSMKGLIGYDLLKANVDLLKSGDVHYLIGQRPGLQGYCGVKALCDHVVFKKSVDSVKYMPIDILIKENIDFYFEFV; encoded by the coding sequence ATGGAGGACCAGAACTATACTATAAAAGACATAGCCCGTATGGCCGGTGTTTCTGCCGGAACAGTTGATCGGGTATTGCATAATCGAGGTGACGTGTCTTCAAAAAGTAAAGCTAAAGTACAAAAGGTATTGGATGAGATTCATTATCAGCCCAATGTGTTTGCTATCGGACTGGCGGCTAAAAAGAAATATACTTTTATTTGTCTGATCCCATATTATATAGAACATGACTACTGGCATTCGGTAGTGGGCGGTATAGAACGTGCACGGCAAGAGTTACGCCCTTTTAACGTGAGTGTGAACTACCTTTGTTATCATCATGGAGACAAGAAGAGCTATCAGGAGGCTTGTCACACTATTAGAGACAGCAGCGTAGATGCTGTGTTGATCGCTCCGAATTTCCGGGAAGAAACAATAGAATTAACATCTTATTTACAGGAAAATAAGATAGCCTACGCATTTGTCGATTTCAATATGGAAGAAGCGAATGCATTAACATATATTGGGCAGGACTCATATAAAAGCGGATACATTGCTGCTAAGATATTGATGCGTAATTATTCATTGGGAGAAGGGCAGGAGTTAGTGCTATTTTTAAGCAATAATAAAAATAACCCTGCCGAAATACAGATGCAACGCCGTTTGAAAGGTTTTATGAGTTATATAACGGAAGAATATGATAACTTGACAATTCATGAAGTAGTGCTCAATAAGTCCAATCAGGAAAATAACCAGCAGACGTTGGACGAGTTCTTTCAAGCACACCCGAAAGCTGTGCTCGGAATCGTCTTTAATTCCAGAGTCTATCAACTGGGGGAATACCTTCGCCACGCAGAACATAGCATGAAGGGATTGATAGGATATGACCTTCTGAAAGCAAATGTAGACCTTTTGAAATCAGGTGATGTACATTATTTGATAGGGCAACGTCCCGGATTACAAGGATATTGCGGGGTGAAAGCCTTGTGTGACCATGTAGTATTTAAGAAGAGTGTCGATTCCGTAAAGTATATGCCTATTGATATATTGATTAAGGAAAATATTGATTTTTATTTTGAATTTGTATAA
- a CDS encoding DUF6965 family protein encodes MTQHTYDNESVQELLNWAKKMLETKNYPTEKYELNKCTTIINGKTYLESLVAMIGRNWENPTFHPTIDQLWEFREKWEGKEENKKP; translated from the coding sequence ATGACACAACATACTTATGACAATGAATCTGTTCAGGAATTGCTGAACTGGGCAAAGAAAATGCTTGAAACTAAAAATTATCCGACCGAGAAATATGAATTAAATAAGTGTACTACTATAATCAATGGTAAGACTTATTTGGAATCCTTAGTTGCAATGATCGGCAGAAATTGGGAGAATCCTACTTTTCATCCTACTATCGACCAATTATGGGAATTTAGAGAAAAGTGGGAAGGAAAAGAAGAGAATAAAAAACCGTAG
- the rfbC gene encoding dTDP-4-dehydrorhamnose 3,5-epimerase, with the protein MNYIQTEIDGVWLIEPKVFFDERGYFMEAFKKEEFESHIGPVNFVQDNESKSSFGVLRGLHYQKGEYSQAKLVRVIKGEVLDVAVDLRKSSPTFGQYVSVLLSEENKRQFFIPRGFAHGFAVLSEEAIFTYKVDNKYAPQAEASILFNDKTLGIDWPLSETQMLLSSKDREGTAFKDAVYFE; encoded by the coding sequence ATGAACTATATACAGACGGAAATAGACGGAGTATGGCTGATAGAGCCTAAAGTATTCTTCGACGAAAGGGGATATTTTATGGAAGCCTTTAAGAAAGAAGAGTTTGAATCTCATATTGGTCCTGTAAACTTTGTGCAGGATAATGAATCGAAATCATCTTTTGGGGTTTTACGTGGATTGCATTATCAAAAGGGTGAATATAGCCAGGCTAAATTGGTCCGTGTCATCAAAGGGGAAGTTTTAGATGTTGCAGTCGATTTACGTAAATCGTCACCTACATTCGGACAGTATGTAAGTGTACTGCTTAGTGAAGAAAACAAGAGACAGTTTTTTATTCCCCGTGGCTTTGCCCATGGTTTTGCCGTATTGAGCGAGGAAGCTATTTTCACATATAAAGTAGATAATAAATATGCTCCTCAAGCAGAAGCTTCTATTCTATTCAATGACAAAACATTGGGAATAGATTGGCCACTGTCGGAAACACAAATGTTATTATCCTCTAAAGACAGAGAAGGGACTGCCTTTAAGGACGCCGTATATTTTGAATAA